A single region of the Garra rufa chromosome 6, GarRuf1.0, whole genome shotgun sequence genome encodes:
- the elmod2 gene encoding ELMO domain-containing protein 2, giving the protein MLGYIWQCFYSSCLRFWLKWFLRLVTGRCELQRICARCKAGALRTSQIEYSLKSSKSKVLRAALSLKENDLDSHLAQIIQEKGIKEQKDPTFKVNLRQCLLQINGYNVLFEAVEELRKQVFDSENEEHENMLLKLWDLLMPSVKLESRITKQWGNIGFQGDDPKTDFRGMGMLGLTNLL; this is encoded by the exons ATGTTGGGGTATATCTGGCAGTGTTTCTATTCCTCATGCTTGCGCTTCTGGTTGAAATGGTTCCTCCGGCTGGTCACAGGAAGATGCGAGCTGCAGCGCATTTGTGCCCGATGCAAAGCTGGAGCACTGAGGACGTCACAGATAG AGTATTCTCTGAAGTCCTCCAAAAGCAAG GTCTTGCGAGCAGCTTTATCTTTGAAGGAGAATGATTTGGACAGCCATTTGGCTCAAATAATCCAGGAAAAGGGAATCAAGGAGCAGAAGGATCCTAC GTTTAAGGTGAATCTCCGTCAATGTTTGTTACAAATCAACGGATATAACGTATTGTTTGAGGCGGTTGAGGAGCTGAGAAAACAGGTGTTTGACTCAGAAAATGAAGAGCATGAGAACATGCTTCTGAAG TTGTGGGATTTGTTAATGCCATCAGTGAAGCTGGAATCGAGGATCACTAAGCAGTGGGGAAACATTGGCTTCCAGGGTGACGATCCCAAGACGGATTTCAGAGGGATGGGGATGCTGGGACTCACAAACCTCCTGTAA